The Apium graveolens cultivar Ventura chromosome 6, ASM990537v1, whole genome shotgun sequence genome contains a region encoding:
- the LOC141668378 gene encoding uncharacterized protein LOC141668378, whose translation MNHCAFQQNSFAAREEMRSSVTISVSISDKRDILVCPKPRRLGLINTIANEQIRPLRWHMSYQSELGDSKAGSELLDIILSKGAYAVEQTCTQVASSPPFFCGSPPSRVSNPLIQDAHFGDAKVTPLSPRSIPMPSGMSSSPSSSARKVACARENFGNKPAVRIEGFDCLDRDRRNCSIPTLA comes from the exons ATGAATCACTGTGCCTTCCAACAAAACTCGTTTGCTGCTCGTGAAGAAATGAGGAGCTCTGTGACTATTTCTGTTTCCATTTCTGATAAGAGAGATATTTTGGTATGTCCTAAACCGAGGCGCCTTGGTCTCATCAACACCATAGCAAACGAGCAGATACGACCTCTGAGATGGCATATGAG CTATCAGTCAGAGCTTGGTGATTCAAAAGCAGGATCTGAACTCTTAGATATCATCTTGTCTAAG GGTGCATATGCTGTGGAACAAACATGCACACAAGTTGCCTCGTCGCCCCCCTTTTTTTGTGGGTCGCCGCCGAGCAGAGTTTCTAACCCACTAATTCAAGATGCTCATTTTGGGGACGCAAAGGTCACACCTCTCTCCCCTAGATCAATTCCCATGCCCTCTGGTATGTCATCCTCCCCATCGTCATCTGCAAGGAAAGTAGCATGTGCTAGGGAAAATTTTGGTAACAAACCGGCTGTGAGAATTGAGGGGTTTGATTGCCTGGACAGGGATAGGCGAAACTGCAGCATCCCTACATTGGCTTAA